One window of Pelobates fuscus isolate aPelFus1 chromosome 9, aPelFus1.pri, whole genome shotgun sequence genomic DNA carries:
- the LOC134572191 gene encoding uncharacterized protein LOC134572191 isoform X1, which yields MSGISHPGILLTLAVGLGLCNDQFKVCRDPKVKLIGPSDVLGTFPICDGSQGYFQISGVSTSPSGETILQFMDGSQGSMSSLSSSGMALGSAGGGSSSHSSVISGSSSNTVIRGSSGSVIVGAIGGGGGGGGGGGGSSNWMGSSSGSVGGGGSSHQSSVIQGAGSNVPIRVGGGGGSFSGGTGGGGVWSSGGQGGMGGVGGGGSSFQQSSGTIQGTGSNIIIQGGGGSFSGGTGGGSFSGGTGGGQGGFAGGGGQGGFVSGGGGSSFQQSSVIQGAGGGGSWAGGAGGGQGGFGGGGGGGGASSIIFGAGNDNRIREGGGAGSFSGGTGGGGAWGSSGGTGGGQGAWGGGGGGAGGGGAFAGGAGGGTGGWVSGPGAWNIGGGGGGPSLILPGGINPADVPVSKGCSKDAMSVIFGATNSNPSRPGGGGTGGGISQISQSQSLGLNSGGSSHVVSGGGSSVNSVIFGAAINQPVRGGSVATGGGGSVGGGSSGGSWSSGGTGGSSGGSWSSGGTGGSSGGTWSSGGTGGSSGSSHSGMKFPNSGR from the exons ATGATCAGTTTAAGGTTTGCAGAGACCCCAAAGTAAAATTAATAGGACCCTCAG ATGTTTTGGGGACTTTTCCTATATGTGATGGATCCCAAGGCTACTTCCAGATTTCTGGTGTTTCTACAA GTCCTTCTGGAGAAACTATCTTACAGTTCATGGATGGGTCCCAAGGCTCCATGAGCAGTTTATCTTCTTCTGGAATGGCCCTCGGATCAGCTGGTGGGGGAAGTAGCTCTCATTCCTCTGTCATCTCGGGCAGTTCTTCTAACACAGTTATTCGAGGCAGTTCTGGATCAGTTATTGTTGGAGCtattggaggaggaggaggaggtggtggtggtggtggaggtagTTCCAACTGGATGGGTTCTTCTTCTGGATCAGTTGGAGGTGGAGGATCATCTCAccaaagctctgttatacaaggGGCAGGAAGCAATGTCCCTATACGTGTAGGAGGGGGTGGAGGTTCATTCTCTGGAGGAACAGGTGGAGGAGGAGTGTGGTCTAGTGGAGGACAAGGAGGGATGGGAGgtgtaggaggaggaggaagttCTTTCCAACAAAGCTCTGGGACAATACAAGGCACAGGAAGCAATATCATAATACAAGGAGGTGGAGGTTCATTCTctggaggaacaggaggaggttcattttcTGGAGGAACAGGTGGAGGTCAAGGAGGATTTGCTGGTGGAGGAGGACAAGGAGGATTTGTTAGTGGTGGAGGAGGAAGCTCTTTTCAGCAAAGCTCTGTAATACAGGGGGCAGGAGGAGGAGGATCCTGGGCTGGTGGAGCAGGAGGAGGACAAGGAggatttggtggtggtggtggtggtggaggagcAAGCTCTATAATATTTGGGGCTGGAAATGACAATCGGATTCGTGAAGGAGGAGGTGCCGGCTCATTTTCTGGAGGAACAGGTGGTGGAGGAGCCTGGGGGAGTTCTGGTGGAACAGGAGGAGGACAAGGAGCATGGGGCGGTGGAGGAGGTGGGGCTGGAGGAGGTGGAGCATTTGCGGGGGGAGCTGGAGGTGGAACTGGAGGATGGGTAAGCGGCCCAGGAGCATGGAATATTGGAGGAGGAGGTGGTGGTCCTTCACTTATATTACCAG GAGGGATTAATCCGGCGGACGTGCCAGTCTCCAAAGGATGCAGTAAAGATGCCATGTCAG TGATTTTTGGAGCAACCAATTCTAACCCAAGCAGACCAGGTGGAGGTGGCACTGGAGGTGGAATTTCCCAGATTTCCCAATCTCAAAGTCTAGGCTTAAATTCCGGAGGAAGTTCACATGTTGTATCAGGTGGTGGTTCTTCTGTAAATTCGGTCATCTTTGGAGCAGCCATCAACCAACCTGTGAGAGGTGGTTCAGTTGCTACTGGTGGAGGTGGAAGTGTAGGAGGAGGTTCTTCTGGAGGATCCTGGTCTTCTGGTGGAACTGGAGGGTCTTCGGGAGGATCCTGGTCTTCTGGTGGAACTGGAGGGTCTTCGGGAGGAACCTGGTCTTCTGGTGGAACTGGAGGGTCTTCTG GATCTTCACACTCAGGGATGAAATTTCCAAATTCTGGGCGCTAG
- the LOC134572191 gene encoding uncharacterized protein LOC134572191 isoform X2, with the protein MSGISHPGILLTLAVGLGLCNDQFKVCRDPKVKLIGPSDVLGTFPICDGSQGYFQISGVSTSPSGETILQFMDGSQGSMSSLSSSGMALGSAGGGSSSHSSVISGSSSNTVIRGSSGSVIVGAIGGGGGGGGGGGGSSNWMGSSSGSVGGGGSSHQSSVIQGAGSNVPIRVGGGGGSFSGGTGGGGVWSSGGQGGMGGVGGGGSSFQQSSGTIQGTGSNIIIQGGGGSFSGGTGGGSFSGGTGGGGSWAGGAGGGQGGFGGGGGGGGASSIIFGAGNDNRIREGGGAGSFSGGTGGGGAWGSSGGTGGGQGAWGGGGGGAGGGGAFAGGAGGGTGGWVSGPGAWNIGGGGGGPSLILPGGINPADVPVSKGCSKDAMSVIFGATNSNPSRPGGGGTGGGISQISQSQSLGLNSGGSSHVVSGGGSSVNSVIFGAAINQPVRGGSVATGGGGSVGGGSSGGSWSSGGTGGSSGGSWSSGGTGGSSGGTWSSGGTGGSSGSSHSGMKFPNSGR; encoded by the exons ATGATCAGTTTAAGGTTTGCAGAGACCCCAAAGTAAAATTAATAGGACCCTCAG ATGTTTTGGGGACTTTTCCTATATGTGATGGATCCCAAGGCTACTTCCAGATTTCTGGTGTTTCTACAA GTCCTTCTGGAGAAACTATCTTACAGTTCATGGATGGGTCCCAAGGCTCCATGAGCAGTTTATCTTCTTCTGGAATGGCCCTCGGATCAGCTGGTGGGGGAAGTAGCTCTCATTCCTCTGTCATCTCGGGCAGTTCTTCTAACACAGTTATTCGAGGCAGTTCTGGATCAGTTATTGTTGGAGCtattggaggaggaggaggaggtggtggtggtggtggaggtagTTCCAACTGGATGGGTTCTTCTTCTGGATCAGTTGGAGGTGGAGGATCATCTCAccaaagctctgttatacaaggGGCAGGAAGCAATGTCCCTATACGTGTAGGAGGGGGTGGAGGTTCATTCTCTGGAGGAACAGGTGGAGGAGGAGTGTGGTCTAGTGGAGGACAAGGAGGGATGGGAGgtgtaggaggaggaggaagttCTTTCCAACAAAGCTCTGGGACAATACAAGGCACAGGAAGCAATATCATAATACAAGGAGGTGGAGGTTCATTCTctggaggaacaggaggaggttcattttcTGGAGGAACAGGTGGAG GAGGATCCTGGGCTGGTGGAGCAGGAGGAGGACAAGGAggatttggtggtggtggtggtggtggaggagcAAGCTCTATAATATTTGGGGCTGGAAATGACAATCGGATTCGTGAAGGAGGAGGTGCCGGCTCATTTTCTGGAGGAACAGGTGGTGGAGGAGCCTGGGGGAGTTCTGGTGGAACAGGAGGAGGACAAGGAGCATGGGGCGGTGGAGGAGGTGGGGCTGGAGGAGGTGGAGCATTTGCGGGGGGAGCTGGAGGTGGAACTGGAGGATGGGTAAGCGGCCCAGGAGCATGGAATATTGGAGGAGGAGGTGGTGGTCCTTCACTTATATTACCAG GAGGGATTAATCCGGCGGACGTGCCAGTCTCCAAAGGATGCAGTAAAGATGCCATGTCAG TGATTTTTGGAGCAACCAATTCTAACCCAAGCAGACCAGGTGGAGGTGGCACTGGAGGTGGAATTTCCCAGATTTCCCAATCTCAAAGTCTAGGCTTAAATTCCGGAGGAAGTTCACATGTTGTATCAGGTGGTGGTTCTTCTGTAAATTCGGTCATCTTTGGAGCAGCCATCAACCAACCTGTGAGAGGTGGTTCAGTTGCTACTGGTGGAGGTGGAAGTGTAGGAGGAGGTTCTTCTGGAGGATCCTGGTCTTCTGGTGGAACTGGAGGGTCTTCGGGAGGATCCTGGTCTTCTGGTGGAACTGGAGGGTCTTCGGGAGGAACCTGGTCTTCTGGTGGAACTGGAGGGTCTTCTG GATCTTCACACTCAGGGATGAAATTTCCAAATTCTGGGCGCTAG